Proteins from a single region of Choloepus didactylus isolate mChoDid1 chromosome 10, mChoDid1.pri, whole genome shotgun sequence:
- the PDCL gene encoding phosducin-like protein: MTTLDDKLLGEKLQYFYSSSEDEDSDPEDKDRGRGALAGSSIPAEPDPVGEGISVNTGPKGVINDWRRFKQLETEQREEQCREMERLIKKLAMTCRSPLDEEEEQQKQKDLQEKISGKMTLKEFALMNEDRDDEEFLQQYRKQRMEEMRQQLHKGPQFKQVFEIPSGEGFLDMIDKEQKSTLIMVHIYEEGIPGTEAMNGCMICLATEYPAVKFCRVKSSVIGASTQFTRNALPALLIYKGGELIGNFVRVIDQLGEDFFAVDLEAFLQEFGLLPEKEVLVLTSVCNSAVCHSEDSDLEID, from the exons ATGACGACCCTGGATGATAAGTTGTTGGGTGAGAAGCTGCAGTACTTCTATAGCAGCAGTGAGGATGAAGACAGCGACCCAGAGGACAAAGACAGGGGCAGGGGTGCCCTGGCTGGCAGTTCGATCCCTGCAGAGCCTGATCCGGTAGGCGAAGGCATCTCAGTTAACACAG GTCCAAAAGGTGTGATCAATGACTGGCGCCGTTTCAAGCAGCTGGAGACAGAGCAAAGGGAGGAGCAGTGCCGGGAGATGGAAAGGCTGATCAAGAAGCTGGCAATGACTTGCAGGTCCCCTCTggatgaggaggaggagcagcagAAACAGAAGGACCTTCAAGAGAAGATCAGTGGGAAG ATGACTCTTAAGGAGTTTGCGCTGATGAATGAAGACCGAGATGACGAAGAGTTTCTGCAGCAGTACCGGAAGCAGAGAATGGAAGAGATGCGGCAGCAGCTTCATAAGGGCCCCCAATTCAAGCAGGTTTTTGAGATCCCCAGTGGAGAAGGGTTTTTAGACATGATTGATAAAGAGCAGAAAAGCACCCTCATCATGGTCCATATATATGAGGAGGGCATTCCAGGGACTGAAGCCATGAATGGTTGCATGATCTGCCTCGCCACAGAGTACCCAGCCGTCAAATTCTGCCGGGTGAAGAGTTCAGTTATTGGGGCCAGCACTCAGTTCACCAGGAATGCCCTTCCTGCCCTGCTGATCTACAAGGGGGGTGAATTGATTGGCAATTTTGTTCGTGTCATTGACCAGCTGGGAGAAGATTTCTTTGCTGTGGACCTGGAAGCTTTTCTACAGGAATTTGGATTACTCCCAGAAAAGGAAGTCTTGGTGCTGACATCTGTATGTAACTCTGCCGTCTGTCACAGTGAGGATAGCGATCTGGAAATAGACTGA